The nucleotide window TGCTTATTCAGTAACTTCGGACTTTTTTGACTTCTTTGCTTTTTTAGGAGCAGCTTCTTTTTCTTCAGCCTTTTCTTCTTTGTCAGCTTTCTTTGTCTTCTTAGAAGCCTTTGCTTCCTTTTCAGCTTCTTTTTGAGCGCGCAATTCTTCTCTTGCTTTCTTAGCTTCGAGTCTTGCTTCTTCTTCTTTTGCTTTCTTTTCTGCTATGCGTGTCTTATTGTCAACAGTAGCAGCAATTACAAGCTTGCCGCTCTTAAGATCTGATAATTTCTTAGCAAGTGCAGCTTTCTTATTATCTGCGTTGTTTTTGTGTAAAACACCTTTTGAAACGGCGCTGTCTACTACAGAAAATACTTCAGGCAACAATGCTTCTGCGGTTGCAGGATCATTTGAATTGATTGCTGCATTATACTTTTTGATAAGTGTGCTTACTTCTGATTTGATAGATTTATTTCTCAGATTTTTCTTCTCAGTTATTTTAACTCTTTTGATTGCTGATTTTATATTAGGCACAATAAATTCTCCTTCTTTAAAATACCTGTAACATTTTAGCATAATTAAATTTTTTAGGCAAGGATTATATTAGGGTTTTTAGCCTAAACTATTAATTGTTATGAATTTTAGAACAGATATGGCGTACGAGTCTGTCTTAAATAATCAAAAAGACTCAAATATAAAAATCAAAGAAACAAAGCATCAATTCGGCATAAAGCGTTTTGAAGTAAATATTTTGAATGAACAAGGTGCAAAAAGCTATAACAAGCCCAAAGGACGGTATATTACAATAGAAGCTTATGATTTATACCAAAAAGATTTGGAGTTTTTGCACTATGCAGCCAATATGATATCCGAAGCGCTCATTGATTGTATGGGTAATACCAAATTTAAAACAGTGTTGGCAGTAGGGCTTGGCAACAAACACATGACAGCAGATTCTTTGGGCCCGTGTACTGTGGATAAGCTGATAATTACTAGACATTTAAAGGATGAAAAAGATGATCTAAAGATGCTTTCAGCTTCGCTTTGCGCACTTGCCCCAGGCGTTTTGGGAATTACGGGCATAGAAACATACGACATAATAAAAGGCGTTGCAGAAAAGATAAAACCGGATATTATAATCACTATTGACGCATTGGCGTCAAGAAGCACTCAAAGATTAAGTTCGGCTTTTCAAATCACAGATACAGGCATAGTTCCAGGCGCAGGCGTGGGCAATCACCGTTTTAAGCTTTCTTTAGATACTCTGGGCGTGCCAGTTATATCAATAGGAGTGCCTTTGGTTGTTTATGCTTCTACGCTTTCGCTTGATATTATAGAGCAATGTTTTTCAAAAACACCTGAATTAATACTAGAAAAATCTCAAGAAAACAAAATCATATCAAGCATCATTTCAAGTCCAATAGGCGAACTTGTGGTTACGCCCAAAGACATTGACGCCATAGTCCAAAAATGCGCGTATGTATTGGCTGTTGCAATTAATCTGGCTGTACATCGAGGCTTGAGCCTAGAAGAAGTTGTAGGGCTTATTCACTAGGTTTTTATATAGGTATGCCGCTTAAAATATTATTGATAAACTGAACGGCTGTTCTTGGCGAGTGCACAGCTTTTATAATAGCCCATTTTTCCGCATCTAGTTTTAGCTGTTCGGTAACCTTAATATTATGGGTGGCTGCAAGATTTGATATTAAATCTAGATATTCTTGCTTGTTAAGATTCTGATACAAAATATTAAGCCCAAAACGATCTGATAGTGCAAGCGTGTCTTCAAGCCCTTCGCTTTTATGAACATCGTCTTCACGTTCTTTAAAGCTTTCTTTTATAAGGTGGCGTCTGTTAGATGTGGCATAAATAAGTACATTTGGGCTTTTGCCTAACATACTGCCTTCTAATGCGGCTTTTAGTGGATAAAAGGCATTGATATTGTCTTTATCGACCACCAGATCATCAATAAAAATAATAAAGCGGTGTGGTATCGTTTTTAACGAATCAATTAATGTGTTTATATCTTTTATGGCAGGCAAGGGGAGCTCAATAAGTTTTATTTGACCTTTGAACATATTGAAGACTCCGCATACAGTAGAAGATTTGCCTGCACCGCGATCGCCTGTAATTAAGACATTGTTGGCGGGTTTGCCTTCTATAAAAGCCCTTGTATTATTGATGATTTGCTCTTGCTGATATTTGAAGCCTATTAAGGAGTTTAGATCAATCTTAGGCGGGTTGGGGATAGGAGATAAAGTGTTGTCATTATAAATAAAAGCATCATATTTTCCCCATATTCCAAAGCCTTTTTGAAATATTTCATTTGTTAGCTTCTGATAAGTGATTGAGATATCTTTATTTTGTGAACCCCATTTTATAGTATCTTTTTCAATTATGTTATCGCTGTTTAAGTTGGATAATTCTTTTAGTATTTCAAGTTCTGTTAACACTCGGTTATTAATTGTATCAGATATTTTTTCTTTTTTTGCAACACTGCGTGTCCAGATATTGTCGTCATATCTTGCTAGAGAATAAACAAACTCATTCCAATCATCAACATAACCTGTTTCTAACAACTGATGATAAAATAATGAATATTTTGTATTAAAGTCTATTGCATTTGATTTTTGAGCTTCTAAAGCTTTAATTAAAGCCTTAATCACAGGGTCTTGTCTTATATTATAAAAAACCGCCAAAGAGTTTAATTTTTGGATCAAATCAGCTGACATTTGTATACCTTCTTATAAAAACACCTTTATATAATCATAAATGATAATTTTTTATTATTCAAGTTTTTTAAAAAGAAAAAACCGTCCTATTGATTTAGGACGGTTTTTAGTATTGATTTTATTGTAATTAGTTTTCCAAAGATGAATACTGGCTCTTATAAAGTTCGCTATAAAATCCGCCGCGTGCAAGCAGTTCTTTGTGCGAGCCTGTTTCTACGACCTTGCCTTCATTCATTACGAGTATAATGTCGGCGTTAACTATCGTGGACAGACGGTGAGCAATTATGAAGCATGTTTTATTGTGCATCAATTCATCCATAGCCTTTTGGATAAGCACTTCGGTACGGGTATCGACATTGGATGTAGCTTCGTCTAAGATAAGTATTTGAGAGTCAGCCAAAAACGCTCTTGCTATTGTAATAAGCTGCTTTTGTCCCTGCGAGATATTGCTTGCATCTTCATTTATTTCTGTGTCATAGCCTTTGGGCAAAGTCAAAATGAAGTTATCAGCTCTTGCTGCGATTGCAGCTTTTTTTACATCCTCAGGCGTTGCGTTTTTTGCGCCGTATGCAATGTTGTCATAAATTGTTCCTGAAAACAGCCATGTATCCTGCAATACCATACCAAATACATTTCTAACATCTTCTCTAGCAATTTGTGTTATATCTTTTCCGTCTAAGCGAATAACACCGCTGTTTAAGTCATAAAAGCGCATTAGAAGATTAACCAATGTTGTCTTGCCTGCACCTGTCGGCCCTACGATCGCAACTCTCTGACCGCTCTTAATATTGATATTGAGATCTTGAATAAGCGGTACTTTTTCGTCATAAGAGAAGTTTACATTTTCAAAGGTAATATTTCCTTCAACTTCTTGTATTTGACCAGGCTGTGCATCAGGCTTCATTTCTTCAGCGTCTAGCACTTCGTAAACTCTGGAAACGCTTACCTTAGCGCGCTGGAATTGTCCCATAATGTATGCTGTTTGAGTGATAGGCTGAGTTATTAGCATTGCATACATTACAAGCGAAGTAATTTCACCTACCGACAATTTGAATACGTCGTAGGGGATTACATTGGTGCTGGAGTTGATTACCAGCAATGCACCTACTATTATCAAAATTACGTAGGTAAAGTTTGATATAAGTCCTATTACAGGCTGAATCAAAGTAGCGTAGAAGTAAGCGCGTTTTGAAGATTTGTAAACTTCATTGTTTATATCTTTATATTTGTTCAGGCTTTTTTCCTCTAGTCCAAACGCCTTGATTACAGAATGTGAAGAATAGCTTTCTTGGATATGCGCGTTGAGTTCTCCAAATTTGGTTTTGGATGAAATGAACTCTTTTTCGCATTTGACCGAGATTTTTGACGCGATCAATAGGTTTAACGGAAGAATTAACACAACAATTCCAGCCATAATGGGATTGAGCCAGAACATTATTATGCCAATTCCAATTACCTGAATAATTGAGTTCAGAAGTGTTATCATGACATTATGCATGGTTGTACCAAGTTCGGATACGTCATCTAACATTCTGGACAATATTTCACCATGGGGTGTTGCGTCAATATATCTTACGGGCGTTCTGCTTAATTTGTCTGAAATTCTTACACGATGTCCATAAGTAAATCTTCGGCTTGTTATGTTGTTCATTACAACGCTTATAAAAATGCTGACCAAAGCACTTATACACACCAAAATTAAGTAATATTTCAAATTGGTGTTAATAAGTGAAAAGTTCATATCTCTAGGGGTGCCATTACGCAAAGCCATCCACCAGTTGTGTAATTCATCAGTGGCAACTCCCAAAAAATACGGACCTAATATTGAGATAGTCACACTGAGAGCCGAAAAGATTGACAAGCCAATCATCGGATAGACCGCTGACTTGTTTTCACGAAATATTCTTTTTATAATGCCCTTTGTGCCGGGCTTTTTATTTTTATTTTCTTTTATTTTTTCTTCCATTATACTGCCTCCTTTCCTAACTGCGAGGTGGCAATTTCTTTATAAACCGTACAGTTTTTCAAAAGATCCTTATGTTTGCCTATGCCTACCATTTTGCCGCTTTCCAAAACGATTATTGTGTCTGCTGTCATTGCAGTGCTTATGCGCTGAGTTATTATAAACACTGTGCGGTCAACAAAATGCGTCTTTAGGTTTTTTCTGATTGTAAGGTCTGTTTTATAATCAAGCGCCGAAAAGCAATCATCAAGCACATAAATAGGAGAGTTTCTAACCAATGCACGCGCAAGAGCAAGTCTTTGTTTTTGTCCGCCGCTTAGGTTGTTACCGCTTTCTACTATCATTTCATTAAGTCCATTAGGCTTGTCTTCTATGAACTTCTTTGCCATTGCGATTGTGCATGCTTTGTCTATTTCTTCATCAGTTGCATTCTGATTGCCGTTAAGTATGTTTTCTTTTATAGTGCCAGAGAATATTGATCCTGTCTGCGGAACGTAGCTTAGTAAAGAGCGATAATCCTTAACTGGATATTCTTTTATATCTGCGCCGTCCAGCAAAATTTTGCCTTCGCTGACATCATAAAAACGCATTAACAATTTGGCGATTGTGGATTTTCCGCTTCCCGTACTACCGATTATTGCAACTGTTGTGCCTAAGGGGGCGTCAAAACTGATGTTTTCAACAGCGGCTTTTTCTGCTCCGGGATGTCTAAATGTAACATTGTCAAAGGTTATATGACCTTTTACGGTTGATATGTCTCTTGTGCCTGTGTCTTGTATTTCGCTTTTTGCGTTAAGCACTTCAATAATACGGCTTGTGCTTACTTTTAATCTAGGCATCAAAACGATTACCCAACCGATTTCTATAAGCGAATTCATGACCATTGAAACATATTGTATTAATGCCATTATTTGTCCAGCACCAATTGCACCATTGGTAGATACCAAACGGCCTGCGCCAAAATAAACAATGGCGATAGTAACGGAGTTGAGCATAAGTAAAAGTATAGGATTGATAGAAACGCTTATGTTGTTACCTTTAATTACATTATGCGCCATGTCTTTTGCGCTGTTTTTAAATCTTTCTCTTTCGTAGTCCTCTTTGTTAAATGCTCTTATAACTCTTATGCCCATAAGGCGTTCTCTCATTATAAGCACCATTTTGTCTGTGAACTTTTGCGCTTTATCCCATAAAGGAGCAGCGACTTTGAGCATAAACAAAACAAATAATGCCATAAGAGGTATTACCGCAAGCATAATCAAAGACAATTTGACATCAGTTATGACTGCAAGAATGGTAGCGCCAATTAACATAAAGGGGGACAAGGCTAATGCTCTTATAATAAGGTCAAACAAGTCCTGAATGATGCGAATATCATCAGTAGATCTTGCCATTAGGCTGGCATTGCCTATGTCGTTAAATTTGGTTATAGATAATTTTTGGACTTTTTCAAATACAGCGACTCTAAGATCTCTTGAAAACGACTGTCCAATCTCTGTCATTACATAAACAGAATAAATTGAAGTTATCGCTCCAACGATTGCTATCGCTAACATAACAGCACCAAAAATCAAGACATAAGATAAATCATTATTTTTGATTCCCACATTAATTATGTTTTGCATAATTGTGGGTAGTGCCAAAGATGTAGCGGCGTAAGCCAGCAATAGACCTATTTCAAGCGCTATTAA belongs to Clostridia bacterium and includes:
- a CDS encoding ABC transporter ATP-binding protein, with translation MEEKIKENKNKKPGTKGIIKRIFRENKSAVYPMIGLSIFSALSVTISILGPYFLGVATDELHNWWMALRNGTPRDMNFSLINTNLKYYLILVCISALVSIFISVVMNNITSRRFTYGHRVRISDKLSRTPVRYIDATPHGEILSRMLDDVSELGTTMHNVMITLLNSIIQVIGIGIIMFWLNPIMAGIVVLILPLNLLIASKISVKCEKEFISSKTKFGELNAHIQESYSSHSVIKAFGLEEKSLNKYKDINNEVYKSSKRAYFYATLIQPVIGLISNFTYVILIIVGALLVINSSTNVIPYDVFKLSVGEITSLVMYAMLITQPITQTAYIMGQFQRAKVSVSRVYEVLDAEEMKPDAQPGQIQEVEGNITFENVNFSYDEKVPLIQDLNINIKSGQRVAIVGPTGAGKTTLVNLLMRFYDLNSGVIRLDGKDITQIAREDVRNVFGMVLQDTWLFSGTIYDNIAYGAKNATPEDVKKAAIAARADNFILTLPKGYDTEINEDASNISQGQKQLITIARAFLADSQILILDEATSNVDTRTEVLIQKAMDELMHNKTCFIIAHRLSTIVNADIILVMNEGKVVETGSHKELLARGGFYSELYKSQYSSLEN
- a CDS encoding ABC transporter ATP-binding protein; the protein is MKSILKYLRPYAKLIALEIGLLLAYAATSLALPTIMQNIINVGIKNNDLSYVLIFGAVMLAIAIVGAITSIYSVYVMTEIGQSFSRDLRVAVFEKVQKLSITKFNDIGNASLMARSTDDIRIIQDLFDLIIRALALSPFMLIGATILAVITDVKLSLIMLAVIPLMALFVLFMLKVAAPLWDKAQKFTDKMVLIMRERLMGIRVIRAFNKEDYERERFKNSAKDMAHNVIKGNNISVSINPILLLMLNSVTIAIVYFGAGRLVSTNGAIGAGQIMALIQYVSMVMNSLIEIGWVIVLMPRLKVSTSRIIEVLNAKSEIQDTGTRDISTVKGHITFDNVTFRHPGAEKAAVENISFDAPLGTTVAIIGSTGSGKSTIAKLLMRFYDVSEGKILLDGADIKEYPVKDYRSLLSYVPQTGSIFSGTIKENILNGNQNATDEEIDKACTIAMAKKFIEDKPNGLNEMIVESGNNLSGGQKQRLALARALVRNSPIYVLDDCFSALDYKTDLTIRKNLKTHFVDRTVFIITQRISTAMTADTIIVLESGKMVGIGKHKDLLKNCTVYKEIATSQLGKEAV
- a CDS encoding DUF815 domain-containing protein produces the protein MSADLIQKLNSLAVFYNIRQDPVIKALIKALEAQKSNAIDFNTKYSLFYHQLLETGYVDDWNEFVYSLARYDDNIWTRSVAKKEKISDTINNRVLTELEILKELSNLNSDNIIEKDTIKWGSQNKDISITYQKLTNEIFQKGFGIWGKYDAFIYNDNTLSPIPNPPKIDLNSLIGFKYQQEQIINNTRAFIEGKPANNVLITGDRGAGKSSTVCGVFNMFKGQIKLIELPLPAIKDINTLIDSLKTIPHRFIIFIDDLVVDKDNINAFYPLKAALEGSMLGKSPNVLIYATSNRRHLIKESFKEREDDVHKSEGLEDTLALSDRFGLNILYQNLNKQEYLDLISNLAATHNIKVTEQLKLDAEKWAIIKAVHSPRTAVQFINNILSGIPI
- the gpr gene encoding GPR endopeptidase, producing MNFRTDMAYESVLNNQKDSNIKIKETKHQFGIKRFEVNILNEQGAKSYNKPKGRYITIEAYDLYQKDLEFLHYAANMISEALIDCMGNTKFKTVLAVGLGNKHMTADSLGPCTVDKLIITRHLKDEKDDLKMLSASLCALAPGVLGITGIETYDIIKGVAEKIKPDIIITIDALASRSTQRLSSAFQITDTGIVPGAGVGNHRFKLSLDTLGVPVISIGVPLVVYASTLSLDIIEQCFSKTPELILEKSQENKIISSIISSPIGELVVTPKDIDAIVQKCAYVLAVAINLAVHRGLSLEEVVGLIH